In Leuconostoc kimchii IMSNU 11154, the DNA window CCTGTTGTTTTTTTCAAATCTTTTAGTGGTAACATGACGACCTTTTTGTTACCAGATGCTATCGCGAGTTTTTTCATGGACAGATGTTTTGTAATGGGTAAAACAGCAACGACTGGTCCAGTTTTGTCGCCAAACGCTGCAAGGGTTTTATAGATATCATCATGTTTAATATTAAACGTGTGAAGAATTGTGTCCCGTTCCGATTCAGTCTTGTCTAGAATATTTAATGTTAGTGATTCATAAGTAACATCATGTTTATCCATAATTTGTTCTGGAAGTGTTTTTTTAATTTTTTTCTTTGTCATAGTCATTTTATTTTACCACAAATTGGAACAACCAAAAAGTCGCGCGGTCAGACCAATTTGTGATATAATTTTAACATTATGTCAGAAGCCATTTATGTCACCGTACAAGCGGATATTAAACAAAAAATTTACCAAGGTGAGTTTCCTAATTTGAAATTACCTGATGAAAGGTCACTTGCTGAGCAATATGATGTGTCACGTTCGTCGATCAAACGTGCATTGAACGTGTTAGTACAGCAAGGTGTTATATTTAAAAAACGAGGAAGCGGTACCTTTGTGAACCCACTTTATTTGAAGAATAACGCTATTTTTCAACATGAGGGTTCAAATTTAGGTGTTTCTGATTCCTTTCGTGTTGATGGAAAAGCACCAAGTATTGAATTGCTTGATTTTCAAGTGCTTTCAGCAACTCCTGAACAACAACAGGCGCTCTTTTTAAATGAGGGTGATTTTGTCTACGAAATTAAACGGTTACGACGTCTAGAGGGCGTGCCGTTTATGATTGAACGTGGTTATGTTCCTATTTCAGTTGTACCAGGGTTAAATAAAGAAATTGTGTCTGGATCAGTGTATGAGTATATTGAAAATACGAAACATCGGACAGTGACCAAGTCGTTTATGACGATTATGGCCGAGCCATCAAACATAGAAGATCAAACCTTATTAGAGCTTAAAGCTAATGAACCAGTTGGTATTATGGAGGGCATATTTTTTATGGATGATGGGACACCACTAGAGTTTTCAACCATGCGCTTACATTATCAGTATTTACGATATAGCGCGTTTGTTAGTTTAGATACTGAATAATTGCATAACAACAATGATAAAAAACTGCTAATCTTTTTGAAGGTGATTTTCTCCAACCAACGTAAAGTATTGGTAGTTTTTTGTTCTTCTTTGGCAATGACTTGTGAGAAAGGTGTATACACATGGGAAGATAATGGCTATTTAGATTATTAGTATTCTGTTTACCTCAACTTTTTTAAAATTGTATAATTATGGTATTTGATGGTACACAAGATTCTGAATGATGTTCAAATTTGCTTGAGGCATCCGCAGTTTATTTATAAGAATGTCAAATAATTGATTGGAATTGTGAGGGTCACTGATGGTTAATAGCATAGCGACAAGACTAGGTGCTTTAATAAGATTAAATAGAATAAAATTGGGAATGACACAATTTCAACTTGCTGAAGATATTTGTTCTCAAGCTATGATCAGTAGCATTGAGCGGGGCATCGATGTACCAAATGTTATTTTATTCAAAAAAATTTGTAATCGATTACAAATAAAAGAGACAAATCAATTTTTGGATCATGCTATGCACATGACAAGCTTTGATAGTTTTAGTCGCAAGATATTTGATAT includes these proteins:
- a CDS encoding aminoacyl-tRNA deacylase, encoding MTKKKIKKTLPEQIMDKHDVTYESLTLNILDKTESERDTILHTFNIKHDDIYKTLAAFGDKTGPVVAVLPITKHLSMKKLAIASGNKKVVMLPLKDLKKTTGYIHGANNPIGIWQNKHFPIFIDSTAEHADYFLVSGGELGRSDKIKPADVSSMIGAPFADLSEHD
- a CDS encoding GntR family transcriptional regulator is translated as MSEAIYVTVQADIKQKIYQGEFPNLKLPDERSLAEQYDVSRSSIKRALNVLVQQGVIFKKRGSGTFVNPLYLKNNAIFQHEGSNLGVSDSFRVDGKAPSIELLDFQVLSATPEQQQALFLNEGDFVYEIKRLRRLEGVPFMIERGYVPISVVPGLNKEIVSGSVYEYIENTKHRTVTKSFMTIMAEPSNIEDQTLLELKANEPVGIMEGIFFMDDGTPLEFSTMRLHYQYLRYSAFVSLDTE